Proteins co-encoded in one Brassica rapa cultivar Chiifu-401-42 chromosome A02, CAAS_Brap_v3.01, whole genome shotgun sequence genomic window:
- the LOC103851441 gene encoding peroxidase 60 — protein sequence MPYYKLLIQKKRRKMAVKISIISALIVFLALLSLSHFSYGELRLGFYSKSCPGVEETVFRVVKKAFSDNSTLAPLMIRLYFHDCFSNGCDASLLLDSTTSPTEKKAGPNLSVDGYALIDAVKDELEINKCPGVVSCADIIALVTRDLVDLASGRKIRYEIPTGRFDGRESLASTVDLPGPQMSVSDTFKMFEKRKLSLTDMVVLLGGHTIGVAHCSFIMDRLYNFKNTGKPDPSMDPTLVEQLREKCPEDSSAGRVINLDQDVLSSNIVDASFYKQIKSRRGILHIDQLLATDEMTKQIVTDLAEGNDFLARFGQAMVNLGSVGVKDKDTGEVRTSCRACKNMFCTI from the exons ATGCCATACTACAAActtttaatacaaaaaaaaagaagaaaaatggccGTGAAGATCTCGATCATATCAGCATTGATCGTCTTCCTTGCTCTTCTTAGCTTAAGCCATTTTAGTTATGGCGAACTTCGACTCGGATTCTACAGTAAATCTTGCCCAGGCGTCGAGGAGACCGTATTTCGAGTTGTTAAAAAAGCATTTAGCGACAACTCAACCCTTGCACCCCTAATGATCCGCCTTTATTTCCACGATTGTTTTAGCAAC GGATGTGATGCATCACTTCTTCTTGATAGTACTACCTCTCCCACCGAGAAAAAGGCGGGGCCAAATCTAAGTGTAGATGGGTATGCTCTGATAGATGCCGTGAAAGATGAGCTCGAAATTAACAAATGTCCGGGGGTCGTTTCTTGTGCTGACATCATAGCTCTCGTTACTAGAGATCTTGTGGATCTT GCAAGCGGAAGAAAAATAAGATATGAGATACCAACGGGAAGATTTGATGGTAGAGAGTCTCTGGCATCAACAGTAGATTTGCCTGGTCCTCAAATGAGTGTCTCGGACACCTTTAAGATGTTTGAAAAAAGAAAGCTTAGCCTAACTGATATGGTTGTACTTCTTG GTGGACATACAATTGGAGTAGCGCATTGTTCATTCATTATGGACCGGCTATATAATTTTAAGAACACGGGAAAACCTGATCCATCTATGGATCCTACATTGGTCGAACAGTTAAGAGAAAAATGTCCTGAGGATTCTTCGGCAGGTAGAGTCATTAATCTGGATCAAGATGTTTTAAGTTCGAATATTGTCGATGCATCTTTCTACAAGCAGATAAAATCTCGTCGAGGAATTCTTCATATAGATCAACTACTCGCCACTGATGAAATGACGAAGCAGATTGTGACGGATTTAGCCGAGGGTAATGATTTCTTGGCTAGGTTTGGTCAGGCGATGGTGAATTTGGGATCGGTTGGAGTTAAAGATAAGGACACTGGTGAGGTTAGAACATCGTGTCGTGCTTGCAAGAATATGTTTTGCACAATATAA
- the LOC103851442 gene encoding uncharacterized protein LOC103851442 gives MANQAAVAAFFLFVLGVFSNFELSASTLVLGKVSCLDCHNDFDFSGVKVLLKCEGEKKTITTMATSDGSFRSVLLTADKKRSMNCLAKLLGGPEQLYAHKHNMVSELVKSKHDTKVLTTSNPLSFSLSCPKPTGDNVGNMIGDSKTVNFPGTGGFGFPPASFFPFLPIIGIP, from the exons ATGGCAAATCAAGCAGCTGTTGCAGCGTTCTTCCTTTTCGTTCTGGGGGTTTTCTCCAACTTCGAGCTCTCTGCTTCTACGCTTGTCCTTGGCAAAGTCTCTTGCCTTGACTGCCACAACGATTTCGACTTCTCAG GCGTTAAGGTTCTCCTTAAGTGCGAAGGCGAGAAGAAAACCATAACCACGATGGCGACTTCAGACGGATCTTTCAGGTCAGTTCTACTGACCGCTGACAAAAAACGCTCCATGAACTGTCTTGCAAAGCTCTTGGGAGGTCCTGAGCAACTTTATGCTCATAAACACAACATGGTCTCTGAACTGGTTAAGTCCAAACACGATACCAAGGTTCTTACTACCTCAAACCCactttccttctctctctcatgCCCTAAACCAACTGGAGATAATGTCGGAAACATGATAGGAGATTCGAAGACTGTTAATTTTCCGGGGACAGGAGGTTTTGGATTCCCACCTGCTAGCTTCTTTCCCTTCTTACCAATCATTGGCATCCCATGA
- the LOC103851443 gene encoding 60S ribosomal protein L10a-3 translates to MSKLQSEAVREAISSMITHCKETKPRKFTETIELQIGLKNYDPQKDKRFSGSVKLPHIPRPKMKICMLGDAQHVEEAEKIGLDSMDVEALKKLNKNKKLVKKLAKKFHAFLASESVIKQIPRLLGPGLNKAGKFPTLVSHQESLEAKVNETKATVKFQLKKVLCMGVAVGNLGMEEKQIFQNVQMSVNFLVSLLKKNWQNVRCLYLKSTMGPPNRVF, encoded by the exons ATGAG TAAGCTCCAGAGTGAAGCCGTGAGAGAGGCGATCTCCTCAATGATCACTCACTGCAAGGAGACAAAGCCACGCAAGTTCACCGAGACCATCGAACTCCAGATTGGTCTCAAGAACTATGACCCACAAAAGGACAAACGGTTTAGCGGATCCGTTAAGTTGCCTCACATTCCAAGGCCCAAGATGAAGATCTGCATGCTCGGTGACGCCCAGCACGTTGAAGAG GCTGAGAAGATTGGGTTAGACTCTATGGATGTTGAAGCTCTTAAGAAGttgaacaagaacaagaaactTGTTAAGAAGCTAGCCAAGAAGTTTCATGCTTTCCTTGCTTCTGAGTCTGTCATTAAACAGATTCCTCGTCTTCTTGGTCCTGGTCTCAACAAGGCAG GAAAGTTCCCTACACTTGTTAGCCACCAAGAGTCTTTGGAGGCCAAGGTGAATGAGACTAAGGCAACAGTGAAGTTCCAGCTCAAGAAGGTTTTGTGCATGGGTGTCGCTGTTGGGAATCTCGGCATGGAGGAGAAGCAGATCTTCCAGAACGTTCAGATGAGCGTTAACTTCCTTGTTTCACTCTTGAAGAAAAACTGGCAAAAC GTGAGGTGTTTGTACTTGAAGAGCACAATGGGTCCACCAAACCGTGTTTTCTAA
- the LOC103851444 gene encoding uncharacterized protein LOC103851444, translating into MMLLVIVAILVCLVSYVYRSLKPPPPRICGVPHGPSVTSPRIRLSDGRYLAYRESGVDRASANYKIIVVHGFNSSKDMEFPISKDLIEEQGIYFLFFDRAGYGESDPHPSRTVKSEAYDIQELADKLKIGPKFYVIGISLGAYSVYSCLKYIPHRLAGAVLVVPFVSYWWTKVPQDILSEAFKLMPEKDQWTYRVARYFPWLLYWWLTQKLFPSLSIISERSALCSDRDLVILKKKLENPSPCMKKARQQGDHECLHRDMMAGFATWEFDPTELANPFGEGVGSVHMWQGAEDRIVPREVNQYISKKLPWIKYHELSGYGHLLHAEEQKCEDIIKALLVEG; encoded by the exons ATGATGCTTTTAGTGATCGTTGCGATCCTTGTCTGCCTTGTAAGCTACGTTTACCGATCATTGAAGCCTCCACCACCGCGAATCTGCGGGGTACCTCACGGTCCCTCGGTTACTTCTCCGAGAATCAGGCTCAGTGATGGAAGATATCTTGCTTATAGAGAATCTGGCGTTGATAGAGCCAGTGCTAACTACAAGATCATCGTCGTTCATGGATTTAATAGCTCCAAAGACATGGAATTTCCCATCTCTAAG GATCTTATTGAAGAACAAGGGATATACTTTCTGTTTTTCGATAGAGCAGGATATGGAGAAAGTGATCCACACCCTTCACGTACAGTCAAAAGCGAAGCATACGATATTCAAGAACTGGCCGATAAACTAAAGATCGGACCAAAGTTCTACGTTATCGGGATATCACTCGGTGCTTATTCGGTTTATAGCTGCCTTAAATACATTCCCCACCG ACTAGCTGGAGCAGTCTTAGTGGTTCCATTTGTGAGCTATTGGTGGACTAAAGTGCCTCAGGACATATTGAGTGAAGCGTTCAAGCTAATGCCAGAAAAAGACCAGTGGACATATAGAGTTGCTCGTTATTTTCCTTGGCTATTGTATTGGTGGTTGACCCAAAAGTTGTTTCCTTCTTTGAGTATAATCTCTGAGAGAAGTGCGTTATGCAGCGACAGAGATTTGGTCATCCTAAAAAAGAAGTTGGAGAATCCGAGTCCTTGcatg AAAAAAGCAAGGCAACAAGGAGACCATGAATGTCTTCACCGGGACATGATGGCTGGATTTGCGACATGGGAGTTCGACCCAACTGAACTGGCAAATCCGTTCGGGGAAGGTGTAGGATCAGTCCACATGTGGCAAGGGGCCGAAGACAGGATTGTTCCGCGAGAAGTTAACCAATATATATCaaagaagcttccatggataAAGTATCACGAACTCTCAGGCTATGGACATCTTCTACACGCCGAGGAGCAGAAATGTGAAGACATTATAAAGGCGCTTCTTGTCGAGGGATGA